The sequence gcaggggctgcgggcagcgtggGCACGGCTGGATCATCCCCACCTTTCCGCCTTCCCCAGGGAAACGCTGTGAGCTCTGTGATGACGGGTTCTTCGGGGACCCCCTGGGGCAGAGAGGCGCCGTGCATCCCTGTGAGCCCTGCCAGTGCCACGGGAACGTGGATCCCAACGCCGTGGGGAACTGTGACCCCGTGTCCGGCCGGTGCCTGCGCTGCCTCCACAACACAATGGGCGACCACTGCCAGAGGTGCCGGCCGGGCTTCTACGGGGATGCgctggctcccagccctgctgggaagtGTGCACGTACGTACAGCCCCCGGGCACAGCTCACTTGCAGCCAAAATCCTCCCAGCAGTGAAGGCAGAGGGTGGAAGGGGATGCCCAGCAGGTTTAGGGGCTGATGGATGGTCCAGGTTACCCCCACGTGTTCCTCTTTGCCCTCTTGCTCCACTGCCATCCTTCCACAGATACTCTGGCCTGCAGAGGCTCTTTGGAGCCTTGGCTGATGGGGGAACGTGGCTCTACACGCCCCAGTGCCCCATTCCTGCAGTCCCATCCACCAGCCCCATGCTGGGATTTAAGGGTTGTTTTGTGTCCCACAGCTTGTGATTGCAACCCCAGTGGCTCAGACCCGAGGCTGGAGGGCTGTGATCCTGGCACGGGCCAGTGCCACTGCCTCCCACACGTGACAGGCAGAGcctgtgggcagtgccagcccggCTACTACGGCCTGGAGCCCACCGTGGGGTGCAAGAGGTATGTGGGGCATGGCATGGGGCTGCCAGGGAGTGGCTCCatgttcccagctctgctctctgcattCATTGCCTGCTTATGACCCTCCACTTCTCATGCCAGCTGTGAGTGCCACCCAACAGGGTCGCGGGAGAGCGGGTGCCACGCGCTGACAGGACAGTGCTCCTGCCAACCTGGTGTCACAGGGAAGAAATGTGATCGATGCCAGCACGGCTTCTTCGGCTTCTCTGCCAGGGGCTGCCGAGGTAACGGGAAGGGCACTGCGTCTGTGTCCCTaaagcagggctggcagccacAGTGTGATGCCTTTCTGCCACCACTGCAGCCTGCAACTGCTCCCCGCTGGGCTCCGTCACCCCGCAGTGCCACGAGAACAGCACCTGCCTCTGCCACCCTGGCTTCGTGGGCTACAAGTGTGACCGCTGCCAGGCCAACTTCTTCCTTGAGCCACTGAGCTCCCGCTGCCAGCCGTGTCCTGCCTGCTACGGGCTGGTGAAGGACGAGGTACAGCCTGTGCACTGCTGAGGCAGGCACAGCACCCCACCCCTGCAGTGCCTCactgtccccccgtgtcccccctgccctgccaggctgaCCGCCTGAaggccaggctgcaggagatggagGAATGGCTGCAGAAGCCAGGCTGTGATGCCCACCCAGGCCAGTCTGCCATGCTGGGAGATGCACCCCGTGGAGATGGGCTGCCCAGCTCACACCTCCTGAGAGGTACAGGGGACTCTCCTTCCTTCTGCCTGTTTCACTCTCTGCTCCCTCAGGGTGCTGTGACATGGTGGGGGGGTACAAGGAGGTCCCAGGTGGGTGCTGGCCTCAGTGTGGTGTGACTAGAGGGGAGGGCAGTGGAGGGGACATGCCTTTATGGGAGGACAGAGCACTGCAGGATGCTCACACCACTGAGGTCTTGGAGCAGGCAGTGATGGGCATTATTGAGGGCTGAGCACCAACACATGGGTACCCTGTGGGTGCAGAATTCCTGGGTCCCTCCTGAGCACCCAGAGGGGCTGAATTTCTCTTTCATTAGTAGGTGTTAGGCAAGGGATGGAGCATggggcagctccacagggaagCAGTGAGCCCCAAGCAACCCCAATGGGCAACGAGATGCTTGTGCTGCCCACAGGTGCCTGGGCCACCCTCTTGGTACAGGTGGGGCAGCTGGCAGGGGCACTGAACACTGCACAAGGCCGTCTCACCAACGCCAGCCGAGCCACCAGATGCTCTGAGCATGGACCCCCCAAGACCTGCACCCTGCTCTCGGAGATCGGGGCCGTGCTGCAGTCGGCTCAGCAGGAGATCCTGCACGCTGCAGACACCCTGGCTACCACGGTGGGGGCTCTCAGTGGCCCTGGGCTCCTGAGGGGGGTGGTGGCAAtcctggggggcactgggatgtgCCTCCCAGGTCTGTTGGGGTGGGATGTGAGCAGCAGAGTAGGTGAGTGGGAAAGCCTGGGGTCCATGTGGGTATAGCCCTCCTTGCAGGTGAGTCAAGAGGAGGTATTTTCCTTGCTCTAGCCCTTTGGGAGGTTcttggtggtgctgggctggcagggtcCAGGGgtgcctgctccctgccagggtCTCAATGCTGCTGTTTGCATTCCAAGGAAATTCCTCAGGAAATCCCATGGCAGCCCACAAACTGgagccactgggcactggaggCTCAGGCTCTGTCCAAGAGGTAAGAGTTGAGCAGCTGTCAGCCcagctgggggtgcagggggcaCTCCTTTGCCAGGAGGCCAATCCTGATTTCCTGTCTGGGTATCCTTGTCCCTGCAGCCACAAGGACTCCATGGCACAGGTGGAGGCTGTGGTCAGGAGAGCACTGCGTGCCTCCAACGCCAGCTCcgagctcctgcagcacctgctggAGAGGAACACCACACAGGAGATGCAGAATGAGCTGGAGGCCGGgtgaggggctggcagggcacccGAGCCCCTTTCCTCTGGCCAGGTCCTTGTTACAGGGCTCAGTCACAGGCACGTGCTGAGCACCTTCAAACTCATCACACCACAGTGCTGTAAAGCAGAGGGAcaggctgctgtgtgctgggaggTTCAGGAAAAGCCCCCAGAATTTTCTGCTACatccatgtccagggccaggttgTCCTCTCCATCCTCCAAGGGACCAGAGGGCCCCGGCTGACAGCAGTGTCCTGTCTGTGCAGGTATGAGGAGATCCAGCgggcacaggaggagctgggtgCTGGCATGGCAAAGGTGGCAGTGGAGGCCAGCAGAGCTTTGACAGCCGTGGAGCAGGCACATGCTGACCTGGCTGAGAGACTTTTGCAGgtggctgctctggggcaggtgagcagcacccaagctccagctccagctggcatccCTACCTCCTGCTTTagcagtgctgcctcctgagctgggagatgaTCTCATGCAGCCTTTGGCACTCCTGatcctgcagcaggtgctgccaaGGCAGGGTGGAGGCCTGGCAcgggagctggcagtgctggagcaggcagcagcagcccaggagccGCTGGCTCAGCAGGCTGTGGAGGCATCCCGCACACTGGCAGCTGGATTGCACCTGGAGCTGCAAAGGACTCATGGCTTCAAGCAGGTAAATGCTGCTCACAGGAATGGggagccccatccctgctgctccagcaacTGGAGGGACCATAcctgcagccagggagctgggagaggatgTTTTGGGAGACATCTTCCCTTGGGCTCCCAGACATCCCTAAGAGCTTGCCTGCCAAAAGGGACCAAGCTGAATCCCACATTTCCCAGCTGCCCAGCCTCATTTCTCCTCTCACAGCTGCAGGaccaggctggctctgcccaTGACACAGCCACCATGGCTGTCTCCCGAGGAAAAGCTGTGCTCTCTGAGGCCGAGTCCCTCCTGGCCAGCTTGGAAGGTAAAAGGCACCAGTCAGAGCATGTCCAGCCACAACCTGGCTCTCACAGGTGACAAGGGGAGAAGTGGACAGTTTGGTGATGGCCAGGTTGCTCCCATAGGCATGAAGAAGGCGCTGGGGCATCGGAAGAGTCAGGCTGccctgaggaggaggatggcCACTGTGAGGGACAGAGTGATGGTGGATGCTCAGAGGAAGATTAAACAGGCAGAGAAGACACTGGGAAACTCCCTGTCCATCTCCACCACAGCCCAGAGGAcagctggggaggctgagcAAGTCTCTGAGGAGAGTGCCAAGGTCCGAGATGAGGGGTTGgggtggagctgctgggcatggccaggctggcagccaTCACCtacagagccaggctgctgcaggcagggctgtgtgtccccaggtgacTGATCCCATCTCTGTCCCTTTGCAGAGGGCacgggctgtgctgcaggagagcaAACAGGCCCTCAAACATGCCAGCCAGCTTGCCACGCGTGCCAATGAGACCCAGTGGGAGCTCTCCCGGCAGGAGCACATGGCTGAGAAGCTCAGGGGAGACCTGGAGGAAGCACAGCAGGTCAGTTGTGTTCCCATGGGCAGGTTGTGTCCTCCAGAGCATGGAAGCACCTTTGCCCACAGCCCAAAGCATAGGCAACAACCCAGCTTGGGAGCTCCACTGTAGGGACAACACCTTGGGGATGCTCCTGGGATCTCCTCCACCACCCAGCCAAGGGTCACTGGTGTCCCTGATCTGGGTGTCTGTGTCTGTTGGAAGGTGGGGTCAGAGGTGAGTGAGATGGCAAAAAGTCTCCAGGAAGCCCGGGGCTCACTCATGTCGGACATCGAGACCCTGAACAACCTGCTGAACAGCCTAGGTGAGAcctggggggaaatggggtgcAGGCTCCAGGGAGAGGGCTGGGCTCTCGGGGGCCAGGGCTCTCCTGCTCACTGCTACTCCTGCTTGAGGGCCATCCAGGCCGAGCTGGGTGCTCTTTGGCTGAGATCATCCATGGTCTCAGCAAGGCTTCTTTAAGGCTCCTGTCTTGAGGAAAACCTCATGAAAAATGAATTGGGGCTTGCTGAATGTGTGTGCTCATATTTGCTCTGGGTAAAATGATCTCCCTTGGGATCCTCAGGGGGAGCAAGGCTGGTAAAGTCCATTTGGAACTGAGGGCTGTGCTAGACTGGGTTTGCTCCTTGTTGCTGGTTGGtcttgctccagctcctcctagTTTTATCACATGTGTATATTTCTGAGCATTCCAGGACTCTTGCATCCAAGAAACTTTGCAAAAGGGTGGAAAGCATGACCCATTTGTAAGAGTGAGAAGTGCCAGGCCCTGCCTGGAGCCACAGTTCTGTTTGCTTATCTGTGATCAGTGAGAAGCTGCAAAGCCTCcatgccctgctgctcccactcccTATAGTTTTCCTGATACCATGAAGTACATCCAGAACATCTCCtgtccacctctctgctctcaTCCATGTCCTCTCTCTCCTTGCCCAGGTAACCTGGAGCAGGACAAGGAGGTGGACGCAGTGCTGAgtgcagggaggctgcagctgcagcagctgtggctgcgcCTGGCCACGCCGGGTCCCCTGGCcagccagctcagccagctgcagcaggaggcagcacgGCAGCAGGAGAAGATCCAAGCGTTTGAGAGCGACTTGGCTGAGATCCGGGCTGACAAGCAGAACTTGGAGGACATTTTGCGGAGCCTCCCTGAGAGCTGCGCGAAGTGACAGGTCGCTGGCTGCTGCCACATGtcccctgtgcccaccctgcacagggaatGGCAGAGGGAAGGACACTCTGCGTTCAGCAGCATCAATCCCTCCCACCACTCCTCACACTGCCCTCTGTCCAGTATCAcaccccaggtccttctccacaCCCGTTCAGGCTCCACGTCTCAAGCACTCTGCAGCATGACTCCAGCCACCACCTCTGTCCTTGGGATGGGGGACACCCACCTACCAGGGGCACTGATGTTTCTGTGCAGGATATGGAGCCGTTCCAGGGTTGGTCTCTCACTGCAGAGTGAACAAAGAATCCTCACAGatctcctccatccctcctttcccactgcagcacagcacactgGGCAGGAACAGCTTACCAAGTATGCAATGTACCCAAGCTGTACTGCCCggcactccctcctgccccaggagaAGAGAGAGGCTCTCACACGTGCTGGAA is a genomic window of Passer domesticus isolate bPasDom1 chromosome 18, bPasDom1.hap1, whole genome shotgun sequence containing:
- the LAMC3 gene encoding laminin subunit gamma-3 isoform X4, whose protein sequence is MARPPGLCLLALLALGAGGSSPCWDPRGQPRRCMPVFENAAFGRAVQATNTCGSPPEDYCLHMGTQHAGALCHRCDASDPRRHHNASLLTDFHSQEESTWWQSQSMAFGIQYPNSVNITLRLGKAYEITYVRLKFHTSRPESFAIYKRSRAEGPWVPFQFYSASCQKTYGKQPRQYLRPGEDEQVAFCSDEFSDISPLSGGNVAFSTLEGRPSAYNFDGSPALQEWVTVTDLLISLNRLNTFGDDIFKDPKVLQSYYYAISDFSVGGRCKCNGHASECAPDEAGQLVCVCQHHTAGTDCERCQPFYQDRPWARGTAEAANECLSCNCSGRSEECFYDRELFRRSGHGGHCRNCRDNTAGPHCESCRQNYYRWEPQGACQPCHCHPAGSLQPQCDNSGTCVCKANVTGWKCERCKDGYHSLSEGGCRPCTCDPAGSVGTCDPNTGHCTCKERVEGHLCNRCQPGWFNLQPHNPIGCSSCFCYGHSSACRAADGYEETHIRSDFSQGLEGWAATAPGTTDLPLRWAGREIITEGDGEELVDFLAPEKFLQNQRLSYGQLLSLLLGVENGTRTERGVPLLQVQLLLEGEGMKVTMSSSKSQLQHGKQAVTFRLHEAEEGAEPLLSAFSFQRLLSNLSSLRLRVSRGPVRGRLSLSKVQLTSARPGPGTRAGWVEECTCPMGYTGQFCQSCAPGFKREIPFGGPFVSCVPCTCNQHGHCHPLTGHCQCLHNTEGPSCERCSPGFYGNPFLGRPDDCQPCPCPGRSPCTEVPSTGEVVCTHCPPGQRGKRCELCDDGFFGDPLGQRGAVHPCEPCQCHGNVDPNAVGNCDPVSGRCLRCLHNTMGDHCQRCRPGFYGDALAPSPAGKCAPCDCNPSGSDPRLEGCDPGTGQCHCLPHVTGRACGQCQPGYYGLEPTVGCKSCECHPTGSRESGCHALTGQCSCQPGVTGKKCDRCQHGFFGFSARGCRACNCSPLGSVTPQCHENSTCLCHPGFVGYKCDRCQANFFLEPLSSRCQPCPACYGLVKDEADRLKARLQEMEEWLQKPGCDAHPGQSAMLGDAPRGDGLPSSHLLRGAWATLLVQVGQLAGALNTAQGRLTNASRATRCSEHGPPKTCTLLSEIGAVLQSAQQEILHAADTLATTEIPQEIPWQPTNWSHWALEAQALSKSHKDSMAQVEAVVRRALRASNASSELLQHLLERNTTQEMQNELEAGYEEIQRAQEELGAGMAKVAVEASRALTAVEQAHADLAERLLQVAALGQQVLPRQGGGLARELAVLEQAAAAQEPLAQQAVEASRTLAAGLHLELQRTHGFKQLQDQAGSAHDTATMAVSRGKAVLSEAESLLASLEGMKKALGHRKSQAALRRRMATVRDRVMVDAQRKIKQAEKTLGNSLSISTTAQRTAGEAEQVSEESAKRARAVLQESKQALKHASQLATRANETQWELSRQEHMAEKLRGDLEEAQQVGSEVSEMAKSLQEARGSLMSDIETLNNLLNSLGNLEQDKEVDAVLSAGRLQLQQLWLRLATPGPLASQLSQLQQEAARQQEKIQAFESDLAEIRADKQNLEDILRSLPESCAK